In Bacteroidota bacterium, the genomic stretch ATAAAATTGTTGTATATGGGATTGTTAGCGGGGTACATGCATAAAAACATTTGCCAGTTAATCAATAATATTTTTAATTTTGCATAATGAATGTAACTGTAAATATAAATAATAATATTCTGACTTGGGCAATCCACCGAGCAGGATATGATTTATCTATCTTTACGTTGAAAAATCCTCATGTAAAAAAATGGCTAAATGGAGAGAAAACTCCTACGGTAAAGCAACTAGAAGATTTTTCGAAAAAAGTTCATATTCCATTTGGATACCTTTTTTTAAATGAACCGCCCAAGGAAAATATTCCGATTCCCTACTACAGAAGTAATGGTGATAAAGTAGATAAAGTCAGTGTGAATGTTTATGACACGATCATACTTTTACAACAGAGACAAAATTGGTTAAAAGAATATCTTACCGATAATGAATTTAAAAAATTACCTTTTGTTGGAAGATTTAAAGGGATCTTCGATGTAAAATTAATCGTTAATGATATTAGGAACACATTAAACCTTCATGAAGAATGGGCAAGAAAATTTTCCAAATGGGAAGAGGCTTTAAACCATTTGGTGGAGGTTATTGAAGATAAGGGAATCATAGCAGTATTTAATGGCGTCGTTGAGAATAGTAATAAAAGGAAAATACCAGTTGATGAGTGTCGTGGATTTGTACTCGTTGATGACATTGCTCCTTTTATGTTTATTAACAACTCCGATTTTAAATCCGCTCAGATATTTACCATTGTGCACGAATTGGCGCATATATGGACAGGGCAAAGTGCTGGATTTGATTTTAGAAAATTGCAACCAGCTGATGACCCAATTGAAAAGTTATGTGACCAAGTTGCCGCTGAATTTCTTGTGCCAGAAAAGGAATTTATTACTATTTGGGATAAAAATCCCGATATACGTTTTATTGCAAGAATATTCAAAGTTAGTGAAATTGTTATAGCCCGAAGAGCTTTAGATATCGGGAAATGGACTAAAGAAGAATTCTTTGAATTTTATGAAGAGTATAGAAAAAGAGAATTTCAAAAGCAAGAGAATCAAAGTCCAGGTGGTGATTTCTTTGCAACAGCACGGAAAAGAATAGGAGTCACATTTGCTTATCATATTAATAATGCAGTCAAAACTGGCCAATTATTATATCGTGATGCATATAAATTGACAAGTTTAAAAGGAGATACGTTCGATAAGTTTTTTGCTAAACATATATAATATGGCGATATATATTGTGGATAGCAACTTTTTTATTCAAGCTCACAGAGCAACCTATCCCCTTGATATTGCTAAAGGATTTTGGAACAAAGTAAAGCAGCTGGCTGATTCAGGTACTATTATTAGCATTGATAAAGTAAAAAAAGAGCTTTATAATAAAAATGACGATTTGGAAAAATGGTGTAAAGCCAATTTGCCAGACAATTTTTTCAAAAATACTGCAGAAGTTATTAATGAATATGGTAAAGTTACTGCATGGGCATTATCAATGAGTCATCATTACATGCAAAATGCCATTAATGAGTTTCTCGATGTCGATGAAGCTGATGCTTTCTTAATTGCTTATTCTTTAGCTGATATTGATGATAGGTTTATTGTTACTCAAGAAATAAGCGCGCCTCAAAAGCTAAGTAAAATAAAAATTCCAGACTGTTGCAATGCACTTGGTGTTAAATATAGAACTATTATTGAAATGTTTAGAGAAATTGGCGAAACTTTCTAAATAAAAACAAAAACACGGTATTCCTAATCAGAGTAATCGGTAGATAGTTTTAACGTATTAGAAAAATATGATTTTGATTACTCATAGACGTAAGGGGTTTTCTTTTTCGTGCGGACTTTTTCAAATCATGCCATATACAATACAGAAGCCGGTTGCGTTCCTACCAGTCAAGATTTTTAGTTTGGCATGCATACCTGTCATAAGGACTTTTACCCTCCGGGGAAATTCGCATACTTATTACCTCTTGTATTTACAGCCTTTTTTGATGGGTTTATACTAAATCCTATCCTTTCTTTCTCTTTTTATATTCACTTGGAGAAATCCCCATTATTTTATGGAAAAGCCTGGAAAAATAGTAACTGTCACTGATACCTACTTTAAAACATAATTGATTTATCTTGATATCAGAGAAGTCCAATAGTTGACAGGCTTTTTGGATTTTTAACTGGTTACAGTAATTACAGGGAGAATATCCCGTTCGTCTATGAAAAATAGTATAGAAATGCGTAGTGGAATAGCCAATATATTTTGCTATCTCTTCTAAGCTTAAAGGTTTTTCAATATTCTCCTTCATGAAATTTATTGCCGCTTCTACGATATCACTTTCAACCATGTTGTTTTTTACGGTATTCCGGTATTGTTGCAGGTTACGGAATGTGCTTAGAAAATATTGAAATGCAGAACAGGCATAATGCAAATTTTCCAGACTGTATCCCATTCCCAGCAGATGAAAGATCTCTTCAAACAGATCCAACCGTTCACTGATCCGCGAACGGGTATTGGGATTGATTTCAATAGGTATCCCAACTTGCGGGCTATATTCTCTGGCAAGTCTTCCTTTAAAATGTACCCAATAGATTGTCCACGGATTCTGCTCATCTGCACCATAACTATGCGGAGTAAAAGCCGGAATGACAAAAAAATTGTTTTCTTTAACAATCGATTTCTGACCGTTGATTTCAAACCAACCTGCACCTTCTATACAATATATAAATATGAATTGTGAAATGGCTTTTTTGCGCTCTATAAAGTGATACTGGGCTTTGGGATAATAACCAATATCAGTAATATGCAGGATTGATAATACATTGTCTTTTTCCATATCCTGGATAATTGAATCAGGTAAGACTAAAAGTCGTGCACCCTTAAATCCTTCTTGCAACCGCTTCATGGATAAATTTTTTTATTCAAAACTATAAAATAATTATTGATCCTTTATTCATGTCACAATGATTGTTTCAGTAATATTTTTATTTATACGATATGCATCCTGAAAAATGTTCAGTATTATTTAAAATGGCAAATAAGTTATTTTGTCCATCATTGAATTTATCTGTCTATTTCTTTCACCATTTTGCTGGTATAATTTTGTATATAAATCTTAGTACATTTCAAATATGAGGCGCAACATGTATTATTCAAACGGTCTTTTGGAGGGCTTTTTCCCTTTTAATTTTAATCATCGTGTCAAATAAATTGCAGTTCACTTTCGGGATAGAAATGAAAATTGAAAATATCCGGGATTTTAAGTAAAAAACAAATGTTTGAAAATATGTTGTTAATATATAGATGAGTAAGCAGTATGGTCAATACAAAGGGTCTTGCTTTATCCTGTAAATCTTTAATAGTATTGTAATTATAAAAGGAAATTAAATTTATTGTTGGGTGAAAATTTTGATTCTGGCCCTATACCAATACTGGAATATCTAAAAAATCTGATGGCCTGATCTTCAATTTAAAAATAAGGCTTGTGAATTTTTTGATTAAAAAATAAAATAATATTAGAATAAATCATTCTTAAATGGAAATTATCAAAGAAGAAGCGGAGAGCTATCTAGGAGAGACCATATATCTTTTTTCATTAATAAATAATAATGGCATAAAAGTAAAAATCAGTAATTATGGCGGCATTATTACTGGGATATGGACACCGGATAAGTTTGGAAAATCAGAAAATATTGTTTTGGGTTTTCCGGACATTTCGGATTATTATAAAAAGGATTATCTCAAAAACTGTCCATATTTTGGCGCTATTATAGGCCGTTATTGTAATAGAATTGCTAAAGGTCAATTTGAAATAAACGGAAAGGTTTTTAATTTGACCAAAAACGAATTTGTCAATCATGTACATGGAGGAACCTGTGGTTTTGATAAAAAAGTATGGGGAATTGAATCATTTCAGGAAACCAATGCCGTAGGGGTTATTTTAAAATATTTCAGCAGGGATGGGGAAGAAGGATATCCTGGGAATCTAAATATTACAGTTATTTATTCCTTAAATAATGAAAATGAATTAAAGATACAGTACAAGGCAAACACTGACC encodes the following:
- a CDS encoding AraC family transcriptional regulator; the encoded protein is MKRLQEGFKGARLLVLPDSIIQDMEKDNVLSILHITDIGYYPKAQYHFIERKKAISQFIFIYCIEGAGWFEINGQKSIVKENNFFVIPAFTPHSYGADEQNPWTIYWVHFKGRLAREYSPQVGIPIEINPNTRSRISERLDLFEEIFHLLGMGYSLENLHYACSAFQYFLSTFRNLQQYRNTVKNNMVESDIVEAAINFMKENIEKPLSLEEIAKYIGYSTTHFYTIFHRRTGYSPCNYCNQLKIQKACQLLDFSDIKINQLCFKVGISDSYYFSRLFHKIMGISPSEYKKRKKG
- a CDS encoding DUF4411 family protein, translated to MAIYIVDSNFFIQAHRATYPLDIAKGFWNKVKQLADSGTIISIDKVKKELYNKNDDLEKWCKANLPDNFFKNTAEVINEYGKVTAWALSMSHHYMQNAINEFLDVDEADAFLIAYSLADIDDRFIVTQEISAPQKLSKIKIPDCCNALGVKYRTIIEMFREIGETF
- a CDS encoding ImmA/IrrE family metallo-endopeptidase; translated protein: MNVTVNINNNILTWAIHRAGYDLSIFTLKNPHVKKWLNGEKTPTVKQLEDFSKKVHIPFGYLFLNEPPKENIPIPYYRSNGDKVDKVSVNVYDTIILLQQRQNWLKEYLTDNEFKKLPFVGRFKGIFDVKLIVNDIRNTLNLHEEWARKFSKWEEALNHLVEVIEDKGIIAVFNGVVENSNKRKIPVDECRGFVLVDDIAPFMFINNSDFKSAQIFTIVHELAHIWTGQSAGFDFRKLQPADDPIEKLCDQVAAEFLVPEKEFITIWDKNPDIRFIARIFKVSEIVIARRALDIGKWTKEEFFEFYEEYRKREFQKQENQSPGGDFFATARKRIGVTFAYHINNAVKTGQLLYRDAYKLTSLKGDTFDKFFAKHI